One region of Tachysurus fulvidraco isolate hzauxx_2018 chromosome 9, HZAU_PFXX_2.0, whole genome shotgun sequence genomic DNA includes:
- the LOC113648614 gene encoding uncharacterized protein LOC113648614 isoform X1: protein MMIGPILFNMKNCTLFLFLFYLMIPACLSLMPGFTTTVIELHQPAALSCEGGCSGSVKWIKRQKLSEEIVVAQCNETSCSSEEGFNISHDQYLKGNLSLSITAADYSKRGWYTCWCGDRAVCDASLRIKSVGFLHQIPTGDSLVLNFQIPERLKVMLNRSAGEGGGGGGGGGARDAQSLVSVPICSVDGRTIQAADEYRKRVKLYCSLTLSAVQEADGGVYSIQDTENDELISTHTLKLTGNDTEANDTMQTKGEAQSWNLRRIFNEEFRGLVVGGIIGAVSMALFFFCIDWIVKGSRHINQKMRMFSRGDRHHNTHNSDPEEGIKLPMQEI from the exons ATGATGATTGGACCCATTTTATTTA ACATGAAGAACTGcactctgttcctgttcctcttCTACCTGATGATCCCTGCCT GTTTGTCTTTAATGCCAGGCTTCACGACTACAGTAATCGAGCTCCATCAGCCTGCTGCTTTGTCCTGTGAAGGAGGATGTTCAGGTTCAGTGAAATGGATCAAGAGGCAGAAGCTGAGTGAAGAGATTGTTGTGGCTCAGTGTAATGAGACGTCCTGCAGCTCAGAGGAGGGCTTTAACATCTCTCATGATCAGTACCTGAAGGggaatctgtctctctccatcactgcaGCTGATTACAGTAAACGCGGCTGGTACACATGTTGGTGTGGAGACAGAGCCGTGTGTGATGCAAGTCTACGCATtaaat CCGTTGGGTTCCTGCACCAGATCCCTACTGGAGATTCCCTGGTGCTGAATTTTCAGATCCCTGAGCGTTTGAAGGTCATGTTAAACAGGAGCGCTGGtgaaggtggtggtggtggtggtggtggtggtgctagAGATGCTCAGAGCTTGGTCTCGGTCCCAATTTGTAGTGTTGATGGACGTACAATTCAGGCTGCTGATGAATACAGGAAGCGAGTGAAACTATACTGCTCTCTGACTCTGAGTGCTGTGCAGGAGGCTGATGGTGGTGTGTACAGCATTCAGGACACTGAGAATGATGAGcttatctctacacacactctcaaactcaCAG GAAATGACACAGAAGCTAACGACACAATGCAGACTAAAG gtgaagcacagagctggaaCCTGAGAAGGATCTTTAATGAGGAGTTCAGAGGCTTGGTGGTGGGAGGAATAATCGGGGCTGTCAGCatggctctgttttttttttgtattgattgGATAGTAAAAGGCTCCAGACATATCAATCAGAAAATGAGAATGTTTTCGAGAGGCGACcgtcatcacaacacacataatTCTGATCCTGAAGAAGGCATCAAGCTTCCAATGCAAGAGATTTAG
- the LOC113648614 gene encoding uncharacterized protein LOC113648614 isoform X2: MKNCTLFLFLFYLMIPACLSLMPGFTTTVIELHQPAALSCEGGCSGSVKWIKRQKLSEEIVVAQCNETSCSSEEGFNISHDQYLKGNLSLSITAADYSKRGWYTCWCGDRAVCDASLRIKSVGFLHQIPTGDSLVLNFQIPERLKVMLNRSAGEGGGGGGGGGARDAQSLVSVPICSVDGRTIQAADEYRKRVKLYCSLTLSAVQEADGGVYSIQDTENDELISTHTLKLTGNDTEANDTMQTKGEAQSWNLRRIFNEEFRGLVVGGIIGAVSMALFFFCIDWIVKGSRHINQKMRMFSRGDRHHNTHNSDPEEGIKLPMQEI; encoded by the exons ATGAAGAACTGcactctgttcctgttcctcttCTACCTGATGATCCCTGCCT GTTTGTCTTTAATGCCAGGCTTCACGACTACAGTAATCGAGCTCCATCAGCCTGCTGCTTTGTCCTGTGAAGGAGGATGTTCAGGTTCAGTGAAATGGATCAAGAGGCAGAAGCTGAGTGAAGAGATTGTTGTGGCTCAGTGTAATGAGACGTCCTGCAGCTCAGAGGAGGGCTTTAACATCTCTCATGATCAGTACCTGAAGGggaatctgtctctctccatcactgcaGCTGATTACAGTAAACGCGGCTGGTACACATGTTGGTGTGGAGACAGAGCCGTGTGTGATGCAAGTCTACGCATtaaat CCGTTGGGTTCCTGCACCAGATCCCTACTGGAGATTCCCTGGTGCTGAATTTTCAGATCCCTGAGCGTTTGAAGGTCATGTTAAACAGGAGCGCTGGtgaaggtggtggtggtggtggtggtggtggtgctagAGATGCTCAGAGCTTGGTCTCGGTCCCAATTTGTAGTGTTGATGGACGTACAATTCAGGCTGCTGATGAATACAGGAAGCGAGTGAAACTATACTGCTCTCTGACTCTGAGTGCTGTGCAGGAGGCTGATGGTGGTGTGTACAGCATTCAGGACACTGAGAATGATGAGcttatctctacacacactctcaaactcaCAG GAAATGACACAGAAGCTAACGACACAATGCAGACTAAAG gtgaagcacagagctggaaCCTGAGAAGGATCTTTAATGAGGAGTTCAGAGGCTTGGTGGTGGGAGGAATAATCGGGGCTGTCAGCatggctctgttttttttttgtattgattgGATAGTAAAAGGCTCCAGACATATCAATCAGAAAATGAGAATGTTTTCGAGAGGCGACcgtcatcacaacacacataatTCTGATCCTGAAGAAGGCATCAAGCTTCCAATGCAAGAGATTTAG
- the LOC113648613 gene encoding uncharacterized protein LOC113648613 isoform X1, which yields MLCVSSDMWIYMLLFGMQIFSTALTASGGSITVKLHHNFTLKCEQKCSGVLRWSRNRATVAQCNQMSCSSKEGFILSHDQFLKGNLSLTITAADYSRRGLYTCQCDEADLRHVRLLIQTQEITRVIAPGKPIDVPLPLTDQVEVRFTASDAAQPSDMQICTVDHEEIKCSSNYRARSSCLNTLQITDGRVSDTGSYTVRDQMNNETLAILRVQVREEQPGPDRGQECVMPVWLLVLVLVLVLVVSAFVVLLVMHVRLKREILQLRGEHQLGMKGLYSTHQSRRSLLSQETSVSQSSSNENL from the exons atgttgtgtgtttcttcagACATGTGGATCTACATGCTTCTGTTTGGGATGCAGATTTTCAGCA CTGCTCTCACTGCATCCGGTGGTTCCATAACAGTTAAACTTCATCACAATTTTACACTCAAATGTGAGCAGAAATGTTCAGGTGTACTCAGATGGAGCAGGAATCGTGCGACTGTGGCTCAGTGTAATCAGATGTCCTGCAGCTCTAAAGAAGGCTTTATTCTCTCTCATGACCAGTTCCTGAAGGGGAATCTGTCTCTCACCATTACTGCAGCTGATTACAGCAGGAGAGGTTTATACACTTGTCAGTGCGATGAGGCAGACCTCAGACACGTGCGACTCCTCATTCAGA CTCAAGAGATAACACGTGTAATTGCCCCGGGCAAGCCCATAGACGTGCCCTTGCCCCTCACTGACCAGGTGGAGGTGAGATTTACTGCGAGTGATGCTGCACAACCGTCAGACATGCAGATCTGCACTGTGGACCATGAGGAGATCAAGTGCAGCTCAAATTACAGAGCAAGATCTTCTTGCCTCAACACTCTGCAGATTACAGATGGACGTGTCTCTGACACTGGGAGCTACACAGTACGAGATCAAATGAACAATGAGACTCTGGCCATCTTACGGGTCCAAGTGAGGG AGGAGCAACCAGGTCCAGACAGGGGGCAGGAGTGTGTTATGCCAGTATGGCtactggtgctggtgctggttctgGTGCTGGTTGTGTCTGCATTTGTGGTCCTGTTGGTGATGCATGTGCGACTGAAGAGAGAGATTCTGCAGCTTCGTGGGGAACATCAGCTTGGAATGAAAGGACTTTACAGTACACACCAGAGCAGGAGATCTCTGCTGTCACAGGAGACATCAGTGTCACAAAGTAGTAGCAATGAGAACTTATAA
- the LOC113648613 gene encoding uncharacterized protein LOC113648613 isoform X2 produces MWIYMLLFGMQIFSTALTASGGSITVKLHHNFTLKCEQKCSGVLRWSRNRATVAQCNQMSCSSKEGFILSHDQFLKGNLSLTITAADYSRRGLYTCQCDEADLRHVRLLIQTQEITRVIAPGKPIDVPLPLTDQVEVRFTASDAAQPSDMQICTVDHEEIKCSSNYRARSSCLNTLQITDGRVSDTGSYTVRDQMNNETLAILRVQVREEQPGPDRGQECVMPVWLLVLVLVLVLVVSAFVVLLVMHVRLKREILQLRGEHQLGMKGLYSTHQSRRSLLSQETSVSQSSSNENL; encoded by the exons ATGTGGATCTACATGCTTCTGTTTGGGATGCAGATTTTCAGCA CTGCTCTCACTGCATCCGGTGGTTCCATAACAGTTAAACTTCATCACAATTTTACACTCAAATGTGAGCAGAAATGTTCAGGTGTACTCAGATGGAGCAGGAATCGTGCGACTGTGGCTCAGTGTAATCAGATGTCCTGCAGCTCTAAAGAAGGCTTTATTCTCTCTCATGACCAGTTCCTGAAGGGGAATCTGTCTCTCACCATTACTGCAGCTGATTACAGCAGGAGAGGTTTATACACTTGTCAGTGCGATGAGGCAGACCTCAGACACGTGCGACTCCTCATTCAGA CTCAAGAGATAACACGTGTAATTGCCCCGGGCAAGCCCATAGACGTGCCCTTGCCCCTCACTGACCAGGTGGAGGTGAGATTTACTGCGAGTGATGCTGCACAACCGTCAGACATGCAGATCTGCACTGTGGACCATGAGGAGATCAAGTGCAGCTCAAATTACAGAGCAAGATCTTCTTGCCTCAACACTCTGCAGATTACAGATGGACGTGTCTCTGACACTGGGAGCTACACAGTACGAGATCAAATGAACAATGAGACTCTGGCCATCTTACGGGTCCAAGTGAGGG AGGAGCAACCAGGTCCAGACAGGGGGCAGGAGTGTGTTATGCCAGTATGGCtactggtgctggtgctggttctgGTGCTGGTTGTGTCTGCATTTGTGGTCCTGTTGGTGATGCATGTGCGACTGAAGAGAGAGATTCTGCAGCTTCGTGGGGAACATCAGCTTGGAATGAAAGGACTTTACAGTACACACCAGAGCAGGAGATCTCTGCTGTCACAGGAGACATCAGTGTCACAAAGTAGTAGCAATGAGAACTTATAA
- the LOC113648611 gene encoding uncharacterized protein LOC113648611 isoform X1, with protein MLCVSADMWIYMLLFGMQIFSTALTASGGSITVKLHHNVTLTCEQKCSGVLRWSRNRATVAQCNQMSCSSKEGFILSHDQFLKGNLSLTITAADYSRRGLYTCQCDEADLSHVRLLIQTQEMTCVIALGEPIDVPLPLTDQVEVRFTESNAAQPSDMQICTVDHEEIKCSSDYRARSSRLNTLQITDGRVSDTGSYTVRDQMNNETLAILRVQVREEQPGPDRRQECVMPVWLLVLVLVLVVSAFVVLLVMHVRLKREILQLRGEHNQLGMNGLHSTHQSRRSLYTTVSQSSSNENL; from the exons atgttgtgtgtttctgcagaCATGTGGATCTACATGCTTCTGTTTGGGATGCAGATTTTCAGCA CTGCTCTCACTGCATCCGGTGGTTCCATAACAGTTAAACTTCATCACAATGTTACACTCACCTGTGAGCAGAAATGTTCAGGTGTACTCAGATGGAGCAGGAATCGTGCGACTGTGGCTCAGTGTAATCAGATGTCCTGCAGCTCTAAAGAAGGCTTTATTCTCTCTCATGACCAGTTCCTGAAGGGGAATCTGTCTCTCACCATTACTGCAGCTGATTACAGCAGGAGAGGTTTATACACTTGTCAGTGCGATGAGGCAGACCTCAGTCACGTGCGACTCCTCATTCAGA CTCAAGAGATGACCTGTGTAATTGCCCTGGGCGAGCCCATAGACGTGCCCTTGCCCCTCACTGACCAGGTGGAGGTGAGATTTACTGAGAGTAATGCTGCACAACCGTCAGACATGCAGATCTGCACTGTGGACCATGAGGAGATCAAGTGCAGCTCAGATTACAGAGCAAGATCTTCTCGCCTCAACACTCTGCAGATTACAGATGGACGTGTCTCTGACACTGGGAGCTACACAGTACGAGATCAAATGAACAATGAGACTCTGGCCATCTTACGGGTCCAAGTGAGGG AGGAGCAACCAGGTCCAGACAGGAGGCAGGAGTGTGTTATGCCAGTATGGCTGCTGGTGTTGGTTCTGGTGCTGGTTGTGTCTGCATTTGTGGTCCTGTTGGTGATGCATGTGCGACTGAAGAGAGAGATTCTGCAGCTTCGTGGGGAACATAATCAGCTTGGAATGAATGGACTTCACAGTACACACCAGAGCAGGAGATCTCTGTACACAACAGTGTCACAAAGTAGCAGCAATGAGAACTTATAA
- the LOC113648611 gene encoding uncharacterized protein LOC113648611 isoform X3 — MWIYMLLFGMQIFSTALTASGGSITVKLHHNVTLTCEQKCSGVLRWSRNRATVAQCNQMSCSSKEGFILSHDQFLKGNLSLTITAADYSRRGLYTCQCDEADLSHVRLLIQTQEMTCVIALGEPIDVPLPLTDQVEVRFTESNAAQPSDMQICTVDHEEIKCSSDYRARSSRLNTLQITDGRVSDTGSYTVRDQMNNETLAILRVQVREEQPGPDRRQECVMPVWLLVLVLVLVVSAFVVLLVMHVRLKREILQLRGEHNQLGMNGLHSTHQSRRSLYTTVSQSSSNENL, encoded by the exons ATGTGGATCTACATGCTTCTGTTTGGGATGCAGATTTTCAGCA CTGCTCTCACTGCATCCGGTGGTTCCATAACAGTTAAACTTCATCACAATGTTACACTCACCTGTGAGCAGAAATGTTCAGGTGTACTCAGATGGAGCAGGAATCGTGCGACTGTGGCTCAGTGTAATCAGATGTCCTGCAGCTCTAAAGAAGGCTTTATTCTCTCTCATGACCAGTTCCTGAAGGGGAATCTGTCTCTCACCATTACTGCAGCTGATTACAGCAGGAGAGGTTTATACACTTGTCAGTGCGATGAGGCAGACCTCAGTCACGTGCGACTCCTCATTCAGA CTCAAGAGATGACCTGTGTAATTGCCCTGGGCGAGCCCATAGACGTGCCCTTGCCCCTCACTGACCAGGTGGAGGTGAGATTTACTGAGAGTAATGCTGCACAACCGTCAGACATGCAGATCTGCACTGTGGACCATGAGGAGATCAAGTGCAGCTCAGATTACAGAGCAAGATCTTCTCGCCTCAACACTCTGCAGATTACAGATGGACGTGTCTCTGACACTGGGAGCTACACAGTACGAGATCAAATGAACAATGAGACTCTGGCCATCTTACGGGTCCAAGTGAGGG AGGAGCAACCAGGTCCAGACAGGAGGCAGGAGTGTGTTATGCCAGTATGGCTGCTGGTGTTGGTTCTGGTGCTGGTTGTGTCTGCATTTGTGGTCCTGTTGGTGATGCATGTGCGACTGAAGAGAGAGATTCTGCAGCTTCGTGGGGAACATAATCAGCTTGGAATGAATGGACTTCACAGTACACACCAGAGCAGGAGATCTCTGTACACAACAGTGTCACAAAGTAGCAGCAATGAGAACTTATAA
- the LOC113648611 gene encoding uncharacterized protein LOC113648611 isoform X2 — MLLFSCLILNFIALVSVGHFVKIRRNESGTLPCKRRCPGLVRWVMSHSRDVVVAQCDQTSCSSEAGYDMSHSLYLKADLSLTITAADYHQRSWYTCQCDGKDVCDVRLSVERVNFSKALEPGDSLTMDLLISERVKITFNRSHDDGTQSSVTLCTVEGHEVVCNPEYKKRTSFHSSFSLTDLKESDCGVYTVWDTENDEIISTYTVTLKGKNRPPSLQGGESCSLLVAVVFISGFVFGVLVHRFVYPWVIQKISNCFNRAKRKNSKRSECNQTTAEENSAELVQLKVSPVGS; from the exons ATGCTCCTGTTCAGTTGTCTGATCTTAAACT TTATTGCCTTAGTGTCAGTTGGACACTTTGTGAAGATCAGGCGTAATGAGTCGGGTACTCTGCCCTGTAAACGGAGATGTCCTGGTTTGGTCAGATGGGTCATGAGCCACAGTCGAGATGTTGTTGTTGCACAGTGTGACCAGACGTCCTGCAGCTCAGAGGCGGGGTATGacatgtctcactctctgtaccTGAAagcagatctctctctcaccatcacTGCAGCTGATTACCATCAGAGATCCTGGTACACGTGTCAGTGCGATGGTAAAGACGTCTGTGACGTGCGCCTCAGTGTGGAGC GTGTTAACTTCAGCAAAGCGCTGGAACCTGGAGATTCACTCACTATGGATTTGCTGATCTCCGAGAGAGTAAAGATCACATTTAACAGGAGCCATGATGATGGAACTCAGAGCTCTGTGACACTCTGTACAGTCGAGGGACATGAAGTTGTCTGTAACCCAGAATATAAGAAGAGAACCTCCTTCCACTCGTCTTTCTCTCTGACAGATTTAAAGGAGAGTGACTGTGGTGTCTACACCGTGTGGGACACTGAGAATGATGAGATCATATCTACATACACTGTCACACTCAAAg GAAAGAACAGACCTCCGTCTTtacaag GTGGAGAGTCTTGCAGCCTGCTTGTTGCAGTCGTGTTCATTTCGGgttttgtgtttggtgttttggtGCATCGTTTCGTCTATCCATGGGTGATACAAAAGATATCAAATTGCTTTAATAGGGCCAAGAGAAAAAATTCAAAGCGTTCTGAGTGTAATCAGACCACTGCAGAGGAGAATTCTGCTGAACTGGTCCAGCTGAAAGTCTCTCCAGTAGGCAGTTAG